The stretch of DNA GGATCTTGGTCTTGAATAAACTCAAAGCGCATCTGGAAAACATCGCACTGTCCCATTCGGTTTTTGCCCTGCCCTTCGCGTACATGGGGGCTATTCTTGCCGTGCAGGGAATCCCGGCTATGGGCGATCTGTTTTGGATCACCCTGGCCATGGTGGGCGCTCGCAGCGCGGCTATGGGGTTAAACGCTTTAATTGATTTAAAATATGACCGGCTCCATCCCCGTTTTACCGAGCGGCCGATGGTAACCGGTGCTGTCACTCCCAGTGAAGTTGTGTTGCTGATTGCAGCAAGTCTTGTCGTATTTGTGCTGGCTGCCGCCCATC from Propionispora vibrioides encodes:
- a CDS encoding UbiA-like polyprenyltransferase → MNKLKAHLENIALSHSVFALPFAYMGAILAVQGIPAMGDLFWITLAMVGARSAAMGLNALIDLKYDRLHPRFTERPMVTGAVTPSEVVLLIAASLVVFVLAAAHLQPVCVKLVPLAVIPLAVYPYMKRVSWTCHLVLGLALSIAPTGAWIAITGSLAWPAVYLGLAVGIWIAGFDVIYGCQDVVFDKQHGL